From a single Sebastes umbrosus isolate fSebUmb1 chromosome 17, fSebUmb1.pri, whole genome shotgun sequence genomic region:
- the cfap58 gene encoding cilia- and flagella-associated protein 58, with the protein MEETTPAGEDMFGSLEEFHMVLDELAGDKSMEKIRMEYQKLIHALKMSQENEKRLMSKCRELNAEVVSTSTKVSAALKLSKEDETTVTSLKQELDKAWKIVDSSHDKEKRDSETIRALKEEVTNLMKMSEEQSGYSRDEEQNDLLVIQEVLTKERDDLLTTVEGLRKKLIQATAAQQEVEAQRDSASQNISQLQQELQVQENEISREMRLKEKLDKEVKQLLVDQEAKMGDIKALTLQGQRAKEEQQRLEQQLKELKISNERTTKDLEQLHVKNNKLLQDSEQLSSVKEQLSLENHQNANELKMREEEVTLMRQEISKQTKMRETIQKKYHQMEDQKADVDVQRETLKAQIAGLEKDLESSRKQVETDKKAIDELVRERDILNKNMIKAALSTEKQLSIVKLLQQEKKTLKHEISGHRQEAHKQRMIIHQLERERDRYINETSNLMQKVQQKMDDIEEKETEVFDWRKKVTEAECKLKQAENLMESVVCERNLYSKNLIESQEEIAEMKRKMKIMNNQVTRLRDEITGKELALAKDQQEHKRLEKDNEALKGELQLTKLHLEETKQRVDSQKAEQQKLEKFIADADAKKVQRKKQLEQVIREQENLGKQLVHRNDERTLLYEKIRIQQSILKKGDFRYTQQMDDVRLLKLEIMSLRRKKNILDKAVPNTEDLRRELFHLQRELLRERTRNSVLEEQLKPINIHRWRRLEGSDPGKYGLIQKVQSLQKRLIAKAQELEEHELLLQEKEKLYVELKRIMARQPGPEAAEQLQHCQWTIRERTKELKVLIAELRMLDSKMNEYKSENQRLADELANIKKKYLSQKKLHGEQRTKTKVEQIEPLPQLSGKPHFTGGGFRTDHPVRR; encoded by the exons ATGGAG GAGACAACACCAGCAGGAGAGGACATGTTTGGGTCCTTGGAGGAGTTCCACATGGTCCTCGATGAGCTGGCCGGGGACAAGAGCATGGAGAAGATCCGGATGGAGTACCAGAAGCTCATCCATGCGCTGAAGATGTCCCAAGAGAATGAGAAGAGGCTAATGTCCAAATGCAGGGAGCTGAACGCAGAAGTTGTGTCCACCTCAACTAAAGTCTCAGCTGCCCTGAAACTGTCCAAGGAAGACGAGACAACAGTTACTTCACTAAAGCAG GAGCTGGACAAAGCTTGGAAAATAGTCGATTCTTCTCACGATAAAGAGAAGAGGGACAGCGAGACCATCAGGGCTTTAAAAGAAGAAGTTACCAACCTaatgaaaatgtctgaagaacAATCTGGCTACTCTAGGGACGAAGAGCAGAA tgaTCTGCTAGTAATACAGGAGGTGTTGACCAAGGAGAGGGATGATCTGTTGACGACCGTGGAGGGTCTGAGAAAGAAACTAATCCAGGCCACTGCAGCCCAGCAGGAGGTCGAGGCCCAACGAGATAGCGCCTCACAGAATATCTCTCAG CTCCAGCAGGAGCTCCAGGTACAAGAGAACGAGATTTCACGGGAGATGAGGTTGAAGGAAAAGCTGGATAAGGAGGTAAAGCAGCTCCTCGTCGACCAGGAGGCCAAGATGGGGGATATCAAAGCCTTGACTCTGCAGGGCCAGCGGGCCAAAGAGGAGCAACAGAGACTGGAGCAGCAGCTGAAAGAGCTAAAG ATCTCGAATGAGCGAACCACCAAGGATCTGGAGCAGCTGCATGTGAAGAACAACAAGCTGCTGCAGGATAGTGAGCAGCTCTCATCAGTCAAAGAACAACTCTCCTTGGAGAATCATCAGAACGCAAATGAGctcaag atgagagaagaggaggtgaCTCTGATGCGTCAGGAGAtttccaaacaaacaaagatgagAGAAACCATCCAGAAGAAGTACCACCAGATGGAAGATCAGAAAGCTGATGTGGATGTGCAGAGGGAGACACTGAAGGCTCAGATCGCTGGTCTGGAGAAAG ATCTTGAATCTTCCCGAAAGCAAGTTGAAACTGACAAGAAAGCCATAGACGAGCTTGTCCGAGAGAGAGACATCTTAAATAAG AACATGATCAAAGCTGCGTTGTCAACCGAGAAACAGCTGAGCATCGTGAAGCTCCTGCAGCAGGAAAAGAAGACCTTGAAGCACGAGATCAGCGGCCACCGCCAGGAGGCCCACAAGCAGCGCATGATCATCCATCAGCTGGAGAGAGAGCGTGACCGCTACATCAACGAGACCAGCAACCTCATGCAGAAG GTGCAACAAAAAATGGATGACATTGAAGAAAAAGAGACGGAGGTATTTGACTGGAGGAAGAAAGTGACTGAGGCAGAGTGCAAGCTCAAACAGGCAGAGAACCTGATGGAGTCTGTTGTGTGCGAAAGGAACCTCTACAGCAAAAACCTCATCGAGAGTCAG GAAGAGATTGcagagatgaagaggaagatgaagatcaTGAACAACCAGGTCACCCGACTGAGAGATGAGATCACTGGGAAGGAACTTGCCCTTGCTAAGGATCAGCAGGAACACAAGCGTTTGGAGAAGGATAATGAGGCACTCAAG GGGGAGCTGCAGTTGACAAAGCTCCATCTTgaagaaacaaagcagcgtGTCGACAGTCAGAAAGCAGAACAGCAAAAACTAGAGAAGTTTATAGCAGACGCTGATGCTAAGAAGGTCCAACGGAAGAAACAACTGGAACAG GTGATCAGAGAGCAGGAGAACCTGGGCAAACAGCTGGTACACCGCAACGATGAGCGCACGCTGCTCTACGAGAAGATCAGGATCCAGCAGTCGATCCTGAAGAAGGGGGACTTCCGCTACACCCAGCAGATGGACGACGTCCGCCTGCTCAAGCTGGAGATCATGAGTCTGCGGCGCAAGAAGAACATCCTAGACAAGGCTGTACCCAACACAGAGGACCTGAG GCGAGAGCTGTTCCACCTGCAGAGGGAGCTGCTCAGAGAGAGGACGAGGAACAGCGTCCTCGAGGAACAGCTGAAGCCCATAAATATTCACCGATGGAGACGACTGGAG GGCAGTGACCCCGGCAAGTACGGACTCATCCAGAAGGTGCAATCTTTACAAAAACGACTGATCGCCAAGGCCCAAGAGCTTGAAGAACATGAACTCCTGTTACag GAAAAGGAGAAGCTGTATGTGGAGCTGAAGCGCATCATGGCCCGGCAGCCGGGTCCAGAGGCAGCTGAGCAGCTCCAGCATTGCCAGTGGACcatcagagagagaacaaaagagCTCAAG GTGTTGATAGCAGAGCTGAGGATGCTCGACTCGAAGATGAACGAGTACAAAAGTGAGAATCAAAGATTAGCCGATGAGCTAGCAAACATCAAGAAGAAGTACCTCAGCCAGAAAAAGCTTCACGG agagcagaggaccaagACCAAGGTGGAGCAGATTGAACCGCTGCCTCAGCTGAGCGGCAAACCCCACTTCACCGGAGGAGGCTTCAGGACTGACCACCCTGTGAGAAGATAA